In Dryobates pubescens isolate bDryPub1 chromosome 15, bDryPub1.pri, whole genome shotgun sequence, the following proteins share a genomic window:
- the IPO8 gene encoding importin-8: protein MDPNRIIQALKGTIDPKLRIAAENELNQSYKIINFAPSLLQIIVSDQVEFPVRQAAAIYLKNMVTQYWPDREPPPGEAVFPFNIHENDRQQIRDNIVEGIIRSPDLVRAQLTMCLRAIIKHDFPGHWTAVVDKIGYYLQSQNSGSWLGSLLCLYQLVKTYEYKKAEERDPLIAAMQIFLPRIQQQMIQLLPDNSHYSVLLQKQILKIFYALVQYALPLQLVNNQTMTQWMEIFRTIIDRNVPPETLQIDEDDRPELVWWKCKKWALHIVARLFERYGSPGNVTKEYFEFSAFFLKTYAVGIQQVLLRILDQYRQKDYVAPRVLQQTLNYLNQGVIHSVTWKQMKPHIQSITEEVIFSLMCYKDEDEELWQEDPYEYIRMKFDVFEDYASTTTAAQNLLYTAAKKRKEVLPKMMAYCFQILTEPNIDPRKKDGALHVIGSLADILLRKSVFKDQMELMLQNHVFPLFMSNLGYLRARSCWVLHSFSALKFHNELNLKNAVELAKKSLIEDKEMPVKVEAAIALQTLICNQEQAKEYVKPYVRPVMQELLHIVRETENDDLTNVIQKMICEYSQEVATIAVDMTQHLAEIFGKVLHSEEYEEVEDKTVMAMGILHTIDTILTVVEDHKEITQQLESICLQIIGLVLQKHVIEFYEEILSLAYSLTCQMISPQMWQLLGILYEVFQQDCFEYFADMMPLLHNYVTIDTDTLLSNPKHLEIIYAMCKKVLTGDAGEDAECHAAKLLEVIILQCKGRGIDQCIPLFVEAVLERLTRGVKTSELRTMCLQVAIAALYYNPDLLLHTLENIRFPHNPEPITAQFINQWMNDTDCFLGLHDRKMCIIGLSILMELQNRPPAVDAVAAQIVPSILLLFLGLKQVCASRELTEHEDHAKDEKHVAEDNEEISSDEEETNDVSQVMQENHGGGGGGGGGGEEEDEDDDDDDWDEDALEETALEGFSTPLDLENGVDEYQFFTQALLAVQSRDAAWYHSLTAPLSEDQKKQLQEIYTLAEHRRNAAETKTREQQSDFAFDSKGLITAFNFAGSTPGGN from the exons ATGGATCCCAACAGGATCATCCAGGCTCTGAAGGGCACCATAGACCCCAAGCTGCGCATCGCAGCCGAGAACGAGCTCAATCAG tcCTATAAGATCATCAATTTTGCTCCAAGTCTACTGCAAATCATAGTATCAGATCAAGTTGAATTTCCAGTGCGTCAAGCAG CTGCCATTTACCTGAAGAACATGGTGACACAGTACTGGCCAGACCGGGAACCACCTCCTGGAGAAGCAGTATTCCCATTCAACATTCATGAAAATGATCGTCAGCAGATCCGTGATAACATTGTAGAAGGAATAATTCGTTCTCCTGACTTAGTGAG AGCCCAGCTGACAATGTGCCTCCGTGCTATCATTAAACACGACTTTCCTGGCCATTGGACAGCCGTGGTAGACAAGATAGGCTACTACTTGCAGTCTCAGAACAGTGGGAGTTGGCTTGGGAGCCTCCTGTGCCTGTATCAGCTGGTGAAGACTTACGA GTACAAAAAAGCAGAGGAGCGAGATCCTCTTATAGCAGCAATGCAAATATTTTTGCCTCGGATTCAGCAGCAAATGATCCAGCTTCTGCCTGATAACTCCCATTACTCTGTTCTGCTTCAGAAACAGATCTTAAAAATCTTCTATGCTCTTGTTCAG taTGCATTACCGCTCCAGTTGGTGAATAACCAGACTATGACTCAGTGGATGGAGATCTTCCGTACTATCATTGATAGAAATGTCCCTCCA gaGACTTTGCAAATTGATGAAGATGATAGACCAGAGCTGGTGTGGTGGAAATGCAAGAAGTGGGCATTGCATATTGTAGCTCGTCTATTTGAACG atATGGAAGCCCTGGAAATGTAACTAAGGAATACTTTGAattctcagccttttttttaaaaacctaTGCTGTGGGCATACAACAG GTCCTCTTAAGAATTTTAGACCAATACAGGCAAAAAGACTATGTTGCGCCCCGTGTTCTTCAGCAAACGTTAAATTACCTGAACCAAGGGGTTATTCACTCTGTAacatggaagcaaatgaagccacATATACAG AGTATAACAGAAGAAGTGATATTCTCTTTAATGTGCTACAAAGATGAGGATGAAGAGCTCTGGCAAGAGGATCCCTATGAATATATACGCATGAAATTTG ATGTATTTGAGGATTATGCATCCACtacaacagcagcacagaatcttCTTTATACTGCtgcaaagaagagaaaagag GTATTACCAAAAATGATGGCATACTGTTTCCAGATTCTGACAGAGCCAAACATTGATCCAAGGAAAAAAGATGGAGCTTTGCATGTTATAGGTTCCCTAGCAGATATTTTACTGAGG AAGAGTGTCTTCAAGGATCAAATGGAGCTGATGTTACAGAATCACGTATTTCCACTGTTCATGTCCAACTTGGGTTACCTCAGAGCTAGA TCCTGCTGGGTACTTCATTCATTCAGTGCTTTGAAATTTCACAATGAGCTAAACTTGAAGAATGCAGTAGAGTTGGCAAAGAAGAGCCTGATAGAGGATAAGGAAATGCCTGTCAAAGTAGAAGCAGCCATAGCTCTTCAGACATTAATATGCAACCAAGAGCAAG CCAAGGAGTATGTGAAGCCTTATGTAAGGCCAGTTATGCAAGAGCTCTTGCATATTGTTAGAGAGACAGAAAATGATGATCTTACTAATGTAATCCAGAAGATGATCTGTGAGTACAGCCAGGAAGTAGCTACTATCGCCGTTGACATGACTCAACACCTG GCTGAAATATTTGGTAAAGTGCTTCATAGTGAGGAATACGAGGAAGTAGAGGACAAAACAGTTATGGCCATGGGCATCTTGCACACAATTGACACCATCCTGACAGTTGTGGAAGATCACAAGGAG ataACTCAACAGCTGGAGAGCATTTGTTTGCAGATCATTGGCCTTGTTTTGCAGAAACACGTTATAG AgttttatgaagaaattctttccttgGCCTACAGCTTGACGTGCCAGATGATTTCACCTCAAATGTGGCAGCTTTTAGGTATTCTATATGAGGTTTTCCAGCAGGATTGCTTTGAGTACTTTGCAG ATATGATGCCTCTCTTGCATAATTATGTGACCATTGACACTGATACTTTACTGTCTAACCCAAAGCATTTAGAAATCATTTACGCTATGTGTAAAAAG GTGTTAACAGGAGATGCAGGAGAAGATGCAGAGTGCCATGCTGCCAAGCTCCTGGAAGTAATTATTCTTCAGTGCAAAGGACGGGGTATTGACCAG TGTATTCCACTCTTTGTGGAGGCTGTTCTGGAGCGGTTAACAAGAGGAGTTAAAACAAGCGAGCTTCGTACCATGTGTCTTCAGGTTGCCATAGCTGCACTCTACTACAATCCTGATCTACTTTTGCACACCTTAGAGAACATCAGATTTCCACACAATCCTGAGCCCATCACTGCACAGTTCATAAACCAGTGGATGAATGACACAGACTGTTTTCTTGG ACTCCATGACAGAAAGATGTGTATAATAGGACTGAGCATCCTAATGGAATTGCAGAACCGACCACCTGCAGTGgatgctgtggctgcccagATTGTTCCTTCaatccttctcctcttcctgggCTTAAAACAAGTTTGCGCCTCACGAGAGCTCACAGAACATGAGGATCATGCTAAAGATGAAAAACACGTTGCAGAAGATAATG AAGAGATATCGAGTGACGAGGAGGAAACAAATGATGTGAGCCAGGTGATGCAGGAGAACCATGGTGGAGGAGGCGGCggtggtggaggtggagaggaagaggatgaagacgatgatgatgatgactgGGATGAAGATGCATTGGAAGAGACTGCTCTTGAAGGGTTCAGCACACCTCTTGACCTTGAAAATGGTGTTGATGAATATCAGTTTTTTACACAAGCACTTCTAG CGGTACAGAGCCGAGATGCAGCCTGGTACCATTCACTGACAGCACCCTTGAGTGAGGATCAGAAGAAACAGCTGCAGGAAATTTATACATTAGCAGAACACCGGCGAAATGCTGCAG AGACTAAGACAAGAGAACAACAAAGTGACTTCGCATTTGACAGCAAAGGACTGATCACAGCATTTAACTTTGCTGGGAGTACTCCTGGTGGCAACTGA